A DNA window from Novosphingobium sp. RL4 contains the following coding sequences:
- a CDS encoding CheR family methyltransferase, which translates to MSTLAAPEGMSGSALSGTAELRPAQFRDIAAIMQREARIHLVEAKMTLVHSRLSRRLREHGLSSFVDYVALVQRDAVERHAMVVALTTNHTHFFRENHHFDHLRREVLPMLQDRARRGEKVRIWSAGCSSGEEVYSIAMCLAGDGPTSAAWLRQGDVRLLATDIAPHVVQSVQEARYPAATVEPIPETYRKRWMREEAGGEHVVVEPLRELVAARVLNLFEPWPMRRKYDVIFCRNVMIYFDDTAKAELEARFVEMLAPGGYLYIGHSERLIGPAARLMKPVGQTIYARNDGGAA; encoded by the coding sequence ATGAGCACGCTGGCTGCCCCTGAAGGAATGAGCGGGAGCGCACTGTCCGGCACGGCCGAACTGCGTCCCGCGCAGTTCCGCGACATCGCCGCGATCATGCAGCGGGAGGCGCGCATCCATCTGGTCGAGGCCAAGATGACGCTCGTCCACTCGCGCCTGAGCCGCCGCCTGCGCGAGCATGGGTTGTCCAGCTTCGTGGACTACGTCGCGCTGGTCCAGCGCGATGCCGTGGAACGTCATGCCATGGTGGTGGCGCTGACCACCAACCACACGCATTTCTTCCGCGAGAACCACCACTTCGACCACTTGCGCCGCGAAGTCCTGCCGATGCTGCAGGACCGCGCGCGCCGGGGCGAAAAGGTGCGCATCTGGTCGGCCGGCTGCTCCAGCGGTGAGGAAGTCTATTCCATCGCCATGTGCCTCGCCGGAGACGGCCCGACCAGCGCGGCATGGCTGCGGCAGGGCGATGTGCGCCTGCTGGCCACCGATATTGCCCCGCATGTCGTGCAGTCCGTGCAGGAGGCGCGCTATCCCGCCGCCACGGTCGAGCCGATCCCGGAAACCTATCGCAAGCGCTGGATGCGCGAGGAAGCCGGCGGCGAGCACGTCGTGGTCGAGCCGCTGCGCGAGCTGGTGGCGGCCCGCGTGCTCAATCTGTTCGAGCCCTGGCCGATGCGGCGCAAGTACGACGTGATCTTCTGCCGTAACGTGATGATCTATTTCGACGATACCGCCAAGGCCGAGCTGGAGGCGCGCTTCGTCGAGATGCTGGCGCCCGGCGGCTATCTCTATATCGGCCATTCGGAACGCCTGATCGGTCCCGCCGCGCGGCTGATGAAGCCTGTCGGCCAGACGATCTACGCCCGCAACGACGGAGGCGCCGCATGA
- a CDS encoding chemotaxis protein CheW, whose translation MSTEDTELDERKIVTFTLGSRLFGIDMRSLLEIREWEEPTPLPSVPPYVKGVTNLRGSVVPVVGLSERLGWAPSELHSRSCILVVTIAGRHAGFLVDEVQDIVVIQGSEIQPAPDVEINEQGAIAGLVKIERRTHDAANAEAMCLLLDLDALSLTRQVPDFVA comes from the coding sequence ATGAGCACCGAAGACACCGAACTCGACGAACGCAAGATCGTCACCTTCACGCTGGGCAGCCGCCTGTTCGGCATCGACATGCGTTCGCTGCTGGAAATCCGCGAGTGGGAAGAACCGACCCCGCTGCCGAGCGTCCCGCCTTACGTGAAGGGCGTGACCAACCTGCGTGGTTCGGTGGTTCCCGTGGTCGGCCTGTCCGAGCGCCTGGGCTGGGCGCCGAGCGAACTGCATTCGCGCTCGTGCATCCTCGTCGTCACCATTGCCGGTCGTCACGCCGGCTTCCTGGTGGACGAAGTGCAGGACATCGTCGTGATCCAGGGCAGCGAGATCCAGCCTGCGCCGGATGTCGAGATCAACGAGCAGGGCGCCATCGCCGGTCTCGTCAAGATCGAGCGCCGCACGCATGACGCGGCCAATGCCGAAGCCATGTGCCTGCTGCTCGACCTCGACGCGCTGAGCCTGACCCGCCAGGTCCCGGACTTCGTGGCCTGA
- a CDS encoding chemotaxis protein CheA — protein MSDELDEIQGIFFEECVEGLAVAEQGLSAMAEGDVSSETIAGVFRAVHSIKGGSGAFGHAALLAFSHRFENVLDEVRGGRIPASAEVTQIMLGAFDILSDHVTAAQSGTEPPADAAMLEQLDAVLESKGAVAAAEPVAAPVPAAEADDFGFTPVAAVIEDFDPFGFEPVAVDLEDFAPAEPAEPAGWTVRFGPSRGALANGGEPMLVIRELEDMGAAVTGVEMDTLPGLRDLDPEDSYFVWTLHVPGTVGEQDIRDCFDFVAPDSLIEIEREEAVVTMVVVEQSVAAEFDGFGVFEPLPAPEELLTLVPVEPAPVVAAAVSPAAAVSPAAAPGKPKAEARQASVEVAQSIRVDLSKLDQLLNLVGELVIRGSILSDRLSPADQERVELPELSRLTRQIQDNVMSLRAQPIKQAFSRVPRMLRDLSAETGKKVVLETIGEMTEVDKGVIEKIGDPLTHMIRNAVDHGIESAEERIAAGKPAEGTIHLSAEQKGARIIVRVRDDGRGINRERVRAKAIERGIIAADAQISDEEIDGLICAPGFSTAETISNISGRGVGMDVVRSNVEALGGRLEIHSVPGEGTTFSMGLPLTLAILDGMIVRLSDQRFVLPLANVVETVQPEPGQVQATSPTSEVIELRGQYLPVRRVGEMFGVGSNRPPEESLVIIVESETAGNVGLMVDTIDNRREVVIKSLEDNLHPIRGLGGATILGDGSIALILDIDALVAPTGGSSKYALKGMAA, from the coding sequence GTGAGCGACGAACTCGACGAAATCCAGGGCATCTTCTTCGAGGAGTGTGTCGAAGGTCTCGCCGTGGCCGAGCAGGGTCTTTCGGCCATGGCCGAGGGCGATGTCTCGTCTGAGACGATCGCCGGCGTGTTCCGCGCGGTCCACTCCATCAAGGGCGGTTCGGGCGCCTTCGGCCATGCCGCGCTGCTCGCCTTCTCGCACCGGTTCGAAAACGTGCTCGACGAAGTGCGCGGTGGGCGCATTCCGGCCAGCGCCGAAGTGACCCAGATCATGCTGGGCGCTTTCGATATCCTGTCGGACCACGTTACCGCCGCGCAGAGCGGCACCGAGCCGCCGGCGGACGCCGCGATGCTCGAGCAGCTCGACGCGGTGCTGGAAAGCAAGGGTGCGGTCGCGGCGGCAGAGCCGGTCGCGGCACCCGTTCCCGCCGCGGAGGCGGATGATTTCGGCTTCACTCCGGTTGCCGCGGTGATCGAGGACTTCGATCCCTTCGGCTTCGAGCCGGTGGCGGTCGACCTTGAGGACTTCGCCCCGGCCGAGCCCGCCGAACCCGCCGGATGGACGGTTCGCTTCGGCCCGTCGCGCGGCGCGCTGGCCAATGGCGGCGAGCCGATGCTGGTGATCCGCGAACTGGAGGACATGGGCGCCGCCGTTACCGGTGTCGAGATGGACACGCTGCCCGGCCTGCGCGACCTCGACCCCGAGGACAGCTATTTCGTCTGGACCCTGCACGTTCCCGGTACCGTGGGCGAACAGGACATTCGCGACTGTTTCGACTTCGTGGCACCGGACTCGCTGATCGAGATCGAGCGCGAGGAAGCGGTCGTTACCATGGTGGTGGTGGAACAATCCGTCGCCGCTGAATTCGACGGCTTCGGCGTGTTCGAACCGCTGCCCGCTCCGGAAGAGCTGCTGACGCTCGTGCCGGTCGAACCGGCCCCCGTGGTGGCTGCTGCGGTGTCTCCGGCGGCGGCGGTTTCGCCGGCGGCAGCGCCGGGGAAGCCGAAGGCGGAAGCGCGGCAGGCCAGCGTCGAAGTGGCGCAGTCCATCCGCGTCGATCTGTCCAAGCTCGACCAGTTGCTGAACCTCGTGGGCGAGCTGGTGATCCGGGGATCGATCCTGTCGGACCGGCTTTCGCCCGCCGACCAGGAACGTGTCGAGCTTCCCGAACTGTCGCGCCTGACGCGCCAGATCCAGGACAACGTCATGTCGCTGCGCGCGCAGCCGATCAAGCAGGCGTTCTCGCGCGTGCCCCGCATGCTGCGCGACCTTTCGGCCGAAACTGGCAAGAAGGTCGTGCTCGAAACCATCGGCGAGATGACCGAGGTGGACAAGGGTGTGATCGAGAAGATCGGCGATCCGCTGACTCACATGATCCGCAACGCGGTGGACCACGGCATCGAAAGCGCCGAGGAGCGGATCGCGGCCGGCAAGCCCGCCGAAGGCACCATCCACCTTTCGGCCGAGCAGAAAGGCGCGCGCATCATCGTGCGCGTGCGTGACGACGGGCGCGGCATCAACCGCGAACGGGTGCGCGCCAAGGCGATCGAGCGCGGCATCATCGCGGCGGACGCCCAGATCTCCGACGAGGAGATCGACGGCCTGATCTGCGCGCCGGGGTTCTCAACGGCGGAGACGATCTCGAACATCTCGGGTCGCGGCGTCGGCATGGACGTGGTCCGCTCGAACGTCGAGGCGCTGGGCGGCCGTCTGGAAATCCACTCGGTGCCGGGAGAGGGGACGACCTTCTCGATGGGCCTGCCGCTGACGCTGGCGATCCTCGACGGCATGATCGTGCGCCTGAGCGACCAGCGCTTCGTGCTGCCGCTCGCCAACGTGGTGGAAACCGTCCAGCCCGAACCGGGACAGGTGCAGGCGACCTCGCCGACCTCGGAGGTCATCGAACTGCGCGGCCAGTACCTGCCGGTGCGCCGGGTCGGAGAGATGTTCGGCGTCGGTTCGAACCGACCGCCCGAGGAATCGCTCGTCATCATCGTCGAAAGCGAGACGGCCGGGAACGTCGGCCTCATGGTCGACACGATCGATAACCGCCGCGAAGTCGTGATCAAGAGCCTGGAGGACAACCTCCACCCGATCCGCGGCCTCGGCGGCGCCACCATCCTCGGCGACGGCTCGATCGCGCTGATCCTCGACATCGATGCCCTGGTCGCGCCGACCGGCGGCTCTTCCAAGTATGCGCTGAAAGGAATGGCAGCATGA